The Aedes aegypti strain LVP_AGWG chromosome 3, AaegL5.0 Primary Assembly, whole genome shotgun sequence genome contains a region encoding:
- the LOC5570578 gene encoding kinase D-interacting substrate of 220 kDa isoform X7, with protein MKMIGYDELILNVQRLKEYSRRISRSSKVHALNRCDSMGSLSHRTLLQFLDSNDLAGLKSFLGTRQLQVDDRDDNATTVLMIASGRGATSFVKELIARGADVQAQDLDNWSALLFAAKAGHVDIVEILLDNGADIEHRDMGGWTALMWGSYKGHTAVVSLLVQKGADVQAHGNYHLNPLLWAAGRGHTEIVKILVNTGGAKPNVGDKYGTTPLVWACRKGNAEIVDTLLKAGANVDTAGMYSWTPLLVAVSGGHQECVSLLLERKPNVNALDKDGMTALSIACREGLTEVASALIAAGAYVNVQDRAGDTPLINAVKGGYRSVVEILLKRHVDVDIQGKDRKTALYTAVEKGHTTLVKLILQSNPDLELSTKDGDTPLLRAVRNRNLEMVQMLLERKAKVGAADKRGDTCLHVAMRARSKAIVEALLSNPKYSQLLYRSNKAGETPYGIDAMHQKTILGQVFGARRLNANEDSEGMLGYGLYSSALADVLSEPTLTTPITVGLYAKWGSGKSFLLAKLREEMKSFAQQWSEPPIRAPILFFLVCLHVAVVIGTVVGLATWSYILGLVTGISLLILIYFFNYLFKFLDRRYDLEWLYSLNYGLSRKLGRLRLILQVAFCHPPGPQSDSQPMPVRFHFAEASGAAPNGDAAVALMLASIFDAIEAHYGSLATGLYRAFRPKPLKATGGWKWRRMCCMPVVLLFELGVLGVVTTASLSIVYTEYGSNGRDEIAVAIYILIGFLLAGTIANLHAWSKLIGALFMSQGKHLKRAFNNNEAAPLTALGAEVSLMTDMVRCLDAFTNQQSRLVGVVDALDSCDTERTLTILNAIQTLLSAPQRPFVLLLAVDPHVIAKAAEANSRRLFTEGGIGGHDFLRNLVHLPVYLQNSGLRKVQRAQSTAMATYRRIIPDISRDDEPHLGHSASARRLSNASEIMSSQEKLRAMPGSSRGGSKKLRVSDSIASSIGSNLHKLGQNPPVDLSKIVLTDDYFSDVNPRSMRRLMNVIYITVRLLKAFQIDFSWYRLSSWINLTEQWPLRASMIVLEHDQAGENFDDSMSLQAVYDKVRPKIACLREAANLLDLDRDERKLDAFLQLHKSDLLVSDLRIFLPFTINLDPYLRKVLKEDQQAMEDEGIIIPIKSSMPPMKPHSFVPTRHAHQNIIHPTPQHPTSLPTWAGFYNAPPAMAMMNFYNPNLANLMHPDGGGMKKTGSTSILIDHTSDNHSNGAPLLSGNSKQPSKSLLNRGSPPIDFDISNIQLDKLTVDELIELLGRVSDLKPALDKMAPVLRDNAISGRVLSYCSLDELKTVLNLSFGHWEIFKMLIQQLRENNSALKKSSKTTTFAKTVADNLEISESLPTSSQSPASQSVFQPVRQKSQNLLEKQVTLEEQMICGALQTLNEDAFEDVVGSERPSPSGEMFSQYLAPIRESSEIGSPPRLNYNFTNPNLLDRSPVANGEDSFQQRSQLRSHSLHDESLSSVVIMPHYPSNVDDTKL; from the exons GCATTGAATCGTTGCGATTCAATGGGCTCTCTGAGTCACCGAACACTGCTTCAGTTTTTGGATTCGAACGATTTAGCTGGGCTTAAGTCTTTCCTTGGCACCCGCCAGCTGCAGGTCGACGACCGAGATGAT AATGCCACCACAGTGTTAATGATTGCCAGTGGCCGTGGCGCCACGAGTTTCGTTAAGGAATTGATCGCACGAGGAGCGGATGTACAGGCACAGGATTTGGACAATTGGTCTGCACTGCTGTTTGCAGCCAAAGCTGGCCACGTGGATATCGTCGAAATACTGTTGGATAATGGCGCTGACATTGAACATCGGGACATGGGTGGCTGGACCGCTCTCATGTGGGGTTCTTACAAAGGACACACAGCAGTCGTTTCGCTCTTGGTGCAGAAAGGAGCCGATGTTCAAGCTCATGGCAATTATCACCTGAATCCCCTGCTGTGGGCTGCAGGTCGTGGGCATAcggaaattgttaaaatattggtTAATACGGGAGGAGCCAAGCCGAACGTGGGTGATAAGTATGGAACTACTCCGTTGGTTTGGGCCTGCCGAAAAGGTAACGCAGAGATCGTGGACACTCTTTTGAAAGCAGGAGCAAACGTCGATACAGCTGGTATGTACTCGTGGACTCCGCTATTGGTCGCGGTAAGTGGTGGCCATCAGGAATGTGTCTCGCTACTGCTCGAACGGAAACCCAATGTCAACGCACTGGACAAGGATGGGATGACTGCACTCTCGATTGCATGTAGAGAAGGGCTTACGGAAGTAGCATCTGCTTTGATTGCTGCTGGCGCTTATGTTAATGTTCAGGATCGTGCTGGCGATACACCTCTGATTAATGCCGTCAAAGGAGGATACCGCAGTGTGGTAGAGATTCTGCTAAAACGTCACGTTGACGTGGATATACAGGGAAAAGATAGGAAGACTGCCTTATATACCGCTGTTGAAAAAGGACACACTACATTAGTAAAACTGATTTTACAATCCAACCCTGACTTGGAGCTATCGACGAAGGATGGTGACACTCCGCTCTTACGAGCGGTACGCAATAGGAATCTTGAAATGGTGCAAATGTTGCTAGAGAGGAAAGCTAAGGTCGGTGCAGCCGACAAACGGGGCGATACATGCTTACACGTAGCAATGAGAGCCCGTTCCAAAGCGATCGTTGAGGCTTTGCTTAGCAATCCGAAGTACAGTCAATTACTGTATCGCTCGAATAAAGCAGGAGAAACCCCTTATGGTATTGATGCAATGCATCAGAAGACAATCCTAGGGCAAGTTTTCGGAGCACGACGCCTTAATGCAAATGAAGACTCGGAAGGAATGCTAGGCTACGGATTGTATTCCTCGGCATTAGCAGATGTACTTAGTGAACCAACGTTGACAACCCCAATTACCGTTGGTTTGTATGCCAAGTGGGGAAGCGGTAAAAGTTTTCTGTTAGCAAAATTACGGGAGGAGATGAAGAGCTTCGCCCAGCAGTGGTCTGAACCACCGATCCGTGCTCCGATCTTGTTCTTCTTGGTTTGCCTTCATGTCGCTGTGGTAATTGGCACAGTTGTTGGACTTGCCACATGGAGTTACATCTTGGGACTTGTTACCGGAATTTCACTGTTAATCTTGATATACTTTTTCAactatttattcaaatttttggaCAGACGGTACGATCTTGAATGGCTGTACAGCTTGAACTATGGATTATCAAGAAAGCTCGGACGGCTTCGATTGATACTGCAGGTGGCCTTTTGCCATCCACCTGGTCCGCAGAGCGATTCTCAACCTATGCCGGTGCGGTTCCATTTTGCCGAGGCAAGTGGCGCTGCCCCAAACGGAGATGCTGCTGTGGCCTTGATGTTGGCTTCTATCTTTGATGCCATCGAAGCTCACTACGGATCGCTGGCGACTGGGTTGTATCGTGCATTCAGACCAAAGCCAT TGAAAGCAACAGGAGGCTGGAAATGGCGCCGCATGTGCTGTATGCCGGTGGTACTGTTATTTGAACTAGGGGTATTGGGTGTTGTTACAACGGCTTCTTTATCTATTGTTTATACGGAGTATGGTAGTAATGGAAG GGATGAAATCGCTGTCGCCATCTACATTCTCATTGGATTCCTCCTAGCAGGAACGATTGCCAATCTGCACGCGTGGTCGAAACTAATCGGAGCATTGTTCATGTCGCAAGGAAAGCATCTTAAGCGCGCATTTAACAACAACGAGGCTGCGCCTCTGACAGCCCTAGGGGCAGAAGTTAGCTTAATGACGGATATGGTTCGCTGTTTGGATGCATTTACGAATCAACAGAGCAGATTGGTTGGAGTTGTCGACGCTCTGGATTCTTGTGATACTGAACGAACCCTAACTATACTGAATGCCATTCAAACGCTTCTGTCAGCTCCTCAACGGCCATTCGTATTGCTGTTGGCGGTCGATCCTCACGTGATAGCGAAAGCAGCCGAGGCGAACAGTAGACGATTGTTCACTGAAGGCGGTATTGGAGGTCACGATTTCCTAAGGAATCTAGTTCATCTTCCAGTTTATCTGCAAAATTCTGGGTTGAGAAAAGTTCAGCGAGCGCAAAGTACTGCGATGGCCACATATCGCCGAATCATACCGGACATCAGCAGGGACGATGAACCACATCTAGGGCACTCGGCTTCTGCTAGGCGGTTATCGAATGCTTCCGAGATCATGTCAAGCCAAGAGAAACTCAGGGCTATGCCTGGATCGTCCAGAGGAGGAAGCAAAAAACTACGCGTATCAGACTCTATTGCCAGTTCTATCGGGTCGAATCTGCATAAACTTGGCCAAAACCCACCGGTGGATCTTTCCAAAATTGTTCTGACTGACGATTATTTCAGCGACGTGAATCCGCGCAGCATGCGAAGATTGATGAATGTTATCTATATCACAG TGCGGCTCCTAAAGGCTTTTCAAATAGACTTCAGTTGGTACCGGCTTAGTTCTTGGATCAACCTAACAGAACAGTGGCCTTTACGTGCAAGTATGATCGTGCTGGAACATGACCAagctggagaaaattttgacgATTCCATGTCCCTACAAGCGGTTTATGATAA GGTTCGTCCCAAGATTGCTTGCTTAAGAGAAGCAGCGAATTTACTAGACCTGGACCGAGACGAACGCAAACTTGATGCGTTTTTACAGTTGCACAAGTCAGATCTGCTGGTTTCGGATTTGCGGATCTTTTTACCATTTACCATCAACCTAGATCCATACCTACGAAAAGTGCTAAAGGAAGATCAGCAAGCAATGGAAGATGAAGGTATCATAATCCCAATCAAAAGCTCGATGCCTCCTATGAAGCCGCACAGTTTCGTTCCCACTCGCCATGCGCATCAGAACATTATTCACCCAACACCACAACATCCGACGAGTCTTCCAACCTGGGCTGGTTTCTATAATGCTCCGCCAGCCATGGCTATGATGAACTTCTACAACCCGAATTTAGCTAATCTAATGCATCCTGATGGCGGCGGTATGAAGAAAACCGGTTCTACGAGCATTCTCATCGATCACACCAGTGATAATCATTCCAATGGTGCTCCTTTGCTATCAGGAAACTCCAAGCAGCCTTCGAAAAGTCTTCTTAATCGTGGATCTCCACCCATTGATTTCGACATCTCCAATATACAGCTCGATAAGTTAACCGTCGATGAACTGATCGAGTTGCTGGGTCGAGTAAGCGATCTTAAGCCGGCGCTAGATAAAATGGCACCAGTATTACGAGACAACGCAATTTCGGGGCGGGTACTGTCGTACTGCAGCTTGGATGAGCTAAAAACCGTACTTAATCTCAGCTTTGGCCActgggaaattttcaaaatgctaatTCAACAGTTACGCGAGAACAATAGTGCTCTGAAGAAAAGCTCCAAAACCACAACGTTTGCAAAAACCGTCGCCGACAATTTGGAAATCAGTGAAAGCCTTCCCACGTCTTCTCAATCTCCTGCCTCGCAGTCCGTTTTTCAACCCGTGCGGCAGAAATCTCAAAACCTTTTGGAAAAACAG
- the LOC5570578 gene encoding kinase D-interacting substrate of 220 kDa isoform X6: MKMIGYDELILNVQRLKEYSRRISRSSKVHALNRCDSMGSLSHRTLLQFLDSNDLAGLKSFLGTRQLQVDDRDDNATTVLMIASGRGATSFVKELIARGADVQAQDLDNWSALLFAAKAGHVDIVEILLDNGADIEHRDMGGWTALMWGSYKGHTAVVSLLVQKGADVQAHGNYHLNPLLWAAGRGHTEIVKILVNTGGAKPNVGDKYGTTPLVWACRKGNAEIVDTLLKAGANVDTAGMYSWTPLLVAVSGGHQECVSLLLERKPNVNALDKDGMTALSIACREGLTEVASALIAAGAYVNVQDRAGDTPLINAVKGGYRSVVEILLKRHVDVDIQGKDRKTALYTAVEKGHTTLVKLILQSNPDLELSTKDGDTPLLRAVRNRNLEMVQMLLERKAKVGAADKRGDTCLHVAMRARSKAIVEALLSNPKYSQLLYRSNKAGETPYGIDAMHQKTILGQVFGARRLNANEDSEGMLGYGLYSSALADVLSEPTLTTPITVGLYAKWGSGKSFLLAKLREEMKSFAQQWSEPPIRAPILFFLVCLHVAVVIGTVVGLATWSYILGLVTGISLLILIYFFNYLFKFLDRRYDLEWLYSLNYGLSRKLGRLRLILQVAFCHPPGPQSDSQPMPVRFHFAEASGAAPNGDAAVALMLASIFDAIEAHYGSLATGLYRAFRPKPLKATGGWKWRRMCCMPVVLLFELGVLGVVTTASLSIVYTEYGSNGRDEIAVAIYILIGFLLAGTIANLHAWSKLIGALFMSQGKHLKRAFNNNEAAPLTALGAEVSLMTDMVRCLDAFTNQQSRLVGVVDALDSCDTERTLTILNAIQTLLSAPQRPFVLLLAVDPHVIAKAAEANSRRLFTEGGIGGHDFLRNLVHLPVYLQNSGLRKVQRAQSTAMATYRRIIPDISRDDEPHLGHSASARRLSNASEIMSSQEKLRAMPGSSRGGSKKLRVSDSIASSIGSNLHKLGQNPPVDLSKIVLTDDYFSDVNPRSMRRLMNVIYITVRLLKAFQIDFSWYRLSSWINLTEQWPLRASMIVLEHDQAGENFDDSMSLQAVYDKVRPKIACLREAANLLDLDRDERKLDAFLQLHKSDLLVSDLRIFLPFTINLDPYLRKVLKEDQQAMEDEGIIIPIKSSMPPMKPHSFVPTRHAHQNIIHPTPQHPTSLPTWAGFYNAPPAMAMMNFYNPNLANLMHPDGGGMKKTGSTSILIDHTSDNHSNGAPLLSGNSKQPSKSLLNRGSPPIDFDISNIQLDKLTVDELIELLGRVSDLKPALDKMAPVLRDNAISGRVLSYCSLDELKTVLNLSFGHWEIFKMLIQQLRENNSALKKSSKTTTFAKTVADNLEISESLPTSSQSPASQSVFQPVRQKSQNLLEKQPNKVHDYEYLQVTLEEQMICGALQTLNEDAFEDVVGSERPSPSGEMFSQYLAPIRESSEIGSPPRLNYNFTNPNLLDRSPVANGEDSFQQRSQLRSHSLHDESLSSVVIMPHYPSNVDDTKL; this comes from the exons GCATTGAATCGTTGCGATTCAATGGGCTCTCTGAGTCACCGAACACTGCTTCAGTTTTTGGATTCGAACGATTTAGCTGGGCTTAAGTCTTTCCTTGGCACCCGCCAGCTGCAGGTCGACGACCGAGATGAT AATGCCACCACAGTGTTAATGATTGCCAGTGGCCGTGGCGCCACGAGTTTCGTTAAGGAATTGATCGCACGAGGAGCGGATGTACAGGCACAGGATTTGGACAATTGGTCTGCACTGCTGTTTGCAGCCAAAGCTGGCCACGTGGATATCGTCGAAATACTGTTGGATAATGGCGCTGACATTGAACATCGGGACATGGGTGGCTGGACCGCTCTCATGTGGGGTTCTTACAAAGGACACACAGCAGTCGTTTCGCTCTTGGTGCAGAAAGGAGCCGATGTTCAAGCTCATGGCAATTATCACCTGAATCCCCTGCTGTGGGCTGCAGGTCGTGGGCATAcggaaattgttaaaatattggtTAATACGGGAGGAGCCAAGCCGAACGTGGGTGATAAGTATGGAACTACTCCGTTGGTTTGGGCCTGCCGAAAAGGTAACGCAGAGATCGTGGACACTCTTTTGAAAGCAGGAGCAAACGTCGATACAGCTGGTATGTACTCGTGGACTCCGCTATTGGTCGCGGTAAGTGGTGGCCATCAGGAATGTGTCTCGCTACTGCTCGAACGGAAACCCAATGTCAACGCACTGGACAAGGATGGGATGACTGCACTCTCGATTGCATGTAGAGAAGGGCTTACGGAAGTAGCATCTGCTTTGATTGCTGCTGGCGCTTATGTTAATGTTCAGGATCGTGCTGGCGATACACCTCTGATTAATGCCGTCAAAGGAGGATACCGCAGTGTGGTAGAGATTCTGCTAAAACGTCACGTTGACGTGGATATACAGGGAAAAGATAGGAAGACTGCCTTATATACCGCTGTTGAAAAAGGACACACTACATTAGTAAAACTGATTTTACAATCCAACCCTGACTTGGAGCTATCGACGAAGGATGGTGACACTCCGCTCTTACGAGCGGTACGCAATAGGAATCTTGAAATGGTGCAAATGTTGCTAGAGAGGAAAGCTAAGGTCGGTGCAGCCGACAAACGGGGCGATACATGCTTACACGTAGCAATGAGAGCCCGTTCCAAAGCGATCGTTGAGGCTTTGCTTAGCAATCCGAAGTACAGTCAATTACTGTATCGCTCGAATAAAGCAGGAGAAACCCCTTATGGTATTGATGCAATGCATCAGAAGACAATCCTAGGGCAAGTTTTCGGAGCACGACGCCTTAATGCAAATGAAGACTCGGAAGGAATGCTAGGCTACGGATTGTATTCCTCGGCATTAGCAGATGTACTTAGTGAACCAACGTTGACAACCCCAATTACCGTTGGTTTGTATGCCAAGTGGGGAAGCGGTAAAAGTTTTCTGTTAGCAAAATTACGGGAGGAGATGAAGAGCTTCGCCCAGCAGTGGTCTGAACCACCGATCCGTGCTCCGATCTTGTTCTTCTTGGTTTGCCTTCATGTCGCTGTGGTAATTGGCACAGTTGTTGGACTTGCCACATGGAGTTACATCTTGGGACTTGTTACCGGAATTTCACTGTTAATCTTGATATACTTTTTCAactatttattcaaatttttggaCAGACGGTACGATCTTGAATGGCTGTACAGCTTGAACTATGGATTATCAAGAAAGCTCGGACGGCTTCGATTGATACTGCAGGTGGCCTTTTGCCATCCACCTGGTCCGCAGAGCGATTCTCAACCTATGCCGGTGCGGTTCCATTTTGCCGAGGCAAGTGGCGCTGCCCCAAACGGAGATGCTGCTGTGGCCTTGATGTTGGCTTCTATCTTTGATGCCATCGAAGCTCACTACGGATCGCTGGCGACTGGGTTGTATCGTGCATTCAGACCAAAGCCAT TGAAAGCAACAGGAGGCTGGAAATGGCGCCGCATGTGCTGTATGCCGGTGGTACTGTTATTTGAACTAGGGGTATTGGGTGTTGTTACAACGGCTTCTTTATCTATTGTTTATACGGAGTATGGTAGTAATGGAAG GGATGAAATCGCTGTCGCCATCTACATTCTCATTGGATTCCTCCTAGCAGGAACGATTGCCAATCTGCACGCGTGGTCGAAACTAATCGGAGCATTGTTCATGTCGCAAGGAAAGCATCTTAAGCGCGCATTTAACAACAACGAGGCTGCGCCTCTGACAGCCCTAGGGGCAGAAGTTAGCTTAATGACGGATATGGTTCGCTGTTTGGATGCATTTACGAATCAACAGAGCAGATTGGTTGGAGTTGTCGACGCTCTGGATTCTTGTGATACTGAACGAACCCTAACTATACTGAATGCCATTCAAACGCTTCTGTCAGCTCCTCAACGGCCATTCGTATTGCTGTTGGCGGTCGATCCTCACGTGATAGCGAAAGCAGCCGAGGCGAACAGTAGACGATTGTTCACTGAAGGCGGTATTGGAGGTCACGATTTCCTAAGGAATCTAGTTCATCTTCCAGTTTATCTGCAAAATTCTGGGTTGAGAAAAGTTCAGCGAGCGCAAAGTACTGCGATGGCCACATATCGCCGAATCATACCGGACATCAGCAGGGACGATGAACCACATCTAGGGCACTCGGCTTCTGCTAGGCGGTTATCGAATGCTTCCGAGATCATGTCAAGCCAAGAGAAACTCAGGGCTATGCCTGGATCGTCCAGAGGAGGAAGCAAAAAACTACGCGTATCAGACTCTATTGCCAGTTCTATCGGGTCGAATCTGCATAAACTTGGCCAAAACCCACCGGTGGATCTTTCCAAAATTGTTCTGACTGACGATTATTTCAGCGACGTGAATCCGCGCAGCATGCGAAGATTGATGAATGTTATCTATATCACAG TGCGGCTCCTAAAGGCTTTTCAAATAGACTTCAGTTGGTACCGGCTTAGTTCTTGGATCAACCTAACAGAACAGTGGCCTTTACGTGCAAGTATGATCGTGCTGGAACATGACCAagctggagaaaattttgacgATTCCATGTCCCTACAAGCGGTTTATGATAA GGTTCGTCCCAAGATTGCTTGCTTAAGAGAAGCAGCGAATTTACTAGACCTGGACCGAGACGAACGCAAACTTGATGCGTTTTTACAGTTGCACAAGTCAGATCTGCTGGTTTCGGATTTGCGGATCTTTTTACCATTTACCATCAACCTAGATCCATACCTACGAAAAGTGCTAAAGGAAGATCAGCAAGCAATGGAAGATGAAGGTATCATAATCCCAATCAAAAGCTCGATGCCTCCTATGAAGCCGCACAGTTTCGTTCCCACTCGCCATGCGCATCAGAACATTATTCACCCAACACCACAACATCCGACGAGTCTTCCAACCTGGGCTGGTTTCTATAATGCTCCGCCAGCCATGGCTATGATGAACTTCTACAACCCGAATTTAGCTAATCTAATGCATCCTGATGGCGGCGGTATGAAGAAAACCGGTTCTACGAGCATTCTCATCGATCACACCAGTGATAATCATTCCAATGGTGCTCCTTTGCTATCAGGAAACTCCAAGCAGCCTTCGAAAAGTCTTCTTAATCGTGGATCTCCACCCATTGATTTCGACATCTCCAATATACAGCTCGATAAGTTAACCGTCGATGAACTGATCGAGTTGCTGGGTCGAGTAAGCGATCTTAAGCCGGCGCTAGATAAAATGGCACCAGTATTACGAGACAACGCAATTTCGGGGCGGGTACTGTCGTACTGCAGCTTGGATGAGCTAAAAACCGTACTTAATCTCAGCTTTGGCCActgggaaattttcaaaatgctaatTCAACAGTTACGCGAGAACAATAGTGCTCTGAAGAAAAGCTCCAAAACCACAACGTTTGCAAAAACCGTCGCCGACAATTTGGAAATCAGTGAAAGCCTTCCCACGTCTTCTCAATCTCCTGCCTCGCAGTCCGTTTTTCAACCCGTGCGGCAGAAATCTCAAAACCTTTTGGAAAAACAG CCGAACAAGGTTCATGATTATGAGTATCTACAG